AGAATGAAATCAGGTCTTTCATTTTCATCAATGAAAATATTGTATCTTTTTTCTATTGTTTCCGGATTAAGCTTTATAATACATTCTATGAATTTAAGGCTTAATTGGTATATATCCATTATTTCATCCTTTACGGCTCCTGTAAAAGCAAGCTTAAGGCCTGTTTCCAAGTCCTCAAATTTAGGCCATAATATGCCCGGCGTATCAAGAAGCTCAAAGTCCTTCTTTATCCTTATCCATTGCTTATTTCTCGTAACCCCCGGCCTGTCTCCCGTTTTAGCCATGGTTTTGCCTACAAACCGATTTATGAAGGTAGATTTTCCAACGTTCGGCACTCCCGCAACCATTGCTCTGATAGGGGTAAAGATACGGCCTCTTGCTCGCATTCTTTCAAGCTTTTCCTTCATAAGCTCTTTCGAAGCAGACATTATTTCATTAAAGCCTGTCCCTGATGTGGAATCACAGAGAATTACCTTAAAGCCTTTTTCTTCAAAGTATTTTTTCCACGCTCTGTTTCCTTCTTCGC
This is a stretch of genomic DNA from Anaeropeptidivorans aminofermentans. It encodes these proteins:
- the ylqF gene encoding ribosome biogenesis GTPase YlqF, whose protein sequence is MNIQWYPGHMAKTKRLILEDISLVDIVIELLDARIPISSKNPDIDDLAKNKHRIIVLNKSDLASEEGNRAWKKYFEEKGFKVILCDSTSGTGFNEIMSASKELMKEKLERMRARGRIFTPIRAMVAGVPNVGKSTFINRFVGKTMAKTGDRPGVTRNKQWIRIKKDFELLDTPGILWPKFEDLETGLKLAFTGAVKDEIMDIYQLSLKFIECIIKLNPETIEKRYNIFIDENERPDFILEKIGQARGFKLKGNEIDLNRTAIVLMDEYRGGKLGRITLELP